CGACGACCCCGAACGCAAACAGTTGCGCACGCAGATCATCGAGGCATGCCTGCCGGTTGCCGAGCACATCGCACGCCGCTACCGCGGACGCGGCCAGCCCCACGAGGACCTCGTCCAAGTAGCCAGCGTCGGACTGATCAACGCCGTCGACCGTTTCGACCTGGAGAAAGGGAAAGATTTTCTCTCTTTCGCCGTACCCACCATGACTGGCGAAGTGCGCAGACACTTCCGCGACCACGGCTGGGACATCCGTGTCCCCCGCTCACTCCAGGAGAGCTACCTTGCACTGAAGAAAGCGCGAACCTCACTCACACAGACTCTCGGACACGAGCCCACCGTGCCCGAACTCGCCGACTACCTCCATGTCGAACGCCGCGACATCGACCAGACCGTCGCCGCTGGCGACTCCTACTACTCGACACCCCTCGACGCCGCGACCTCAACCGACGGTATTCCACTTGGGGACACCCTCGGCGACGACGACGCAGCACTCGAAACAATCGACAACCACGAAACCCTCCGTCCAGCGCTCCTCGCCTTACCCGAACGTGAACGGGCCATCGTCCATTACCGATTTTTCGATGAACTGACCCAATCGGAAATCGCCGCGAAATTCGGACTCTCCCAAATGCACGTATCTCGTCTGCTCGCCCAGTCCCTGACCACTTTGCGAACCAAACTCGACGGCCGTCCTGCCTAACGGGGCGACTACGTCGACGCATCCGATGAATAGATATTCTCGAAAATGTTCTACAACAACACTTTCCAGCGCCAGTTCCCTGCAGTGGATGCTACTCGTTACCGACCACCGGCATCTCGCGGAAGGTGACCCTCCTCGCCAACTCGAGCACGGATACGTTCATTTCCTGTGAGAGTGTCCGAACCATCTGAAACGCCGCGATGGCGTCAACGTCGAAACGCTCCATGATCATGCCCTTGGCTTGGCCGATCAGATCACGTGAGGCCAGTGCACTGCGAAACTGTTCACCGCGGCGTGCACTCGAAAGCGCAATGGCCGCATGCGTGGCCAGATTGATCGCCTGCTCCTCCGTTTCGGCGTCGAACCCGCCGGCAGTGTCCGAGAACAGGTTCAGCGCGCCGAGTTCCTGGCCATCGGTATAAAGCTGGATCGACAACACGGATCGAATCGGAGTCTGCTCCCGCACCGCTGTCATGAACGCGGGCCACCGCGGGTCCGACACCACATCGACGATTCGGACCGTCTGATGAAACCAGATCGCATCGAAACACGGTCCCTCACCCTGCTCGTGCTGCAGTACATCGAACCGTGTCGGAACTGTACCGGTGGCTGCTACGGACTCGAAATGCTCCGGACGGTGCCCGGGACGAAGGCGGCGCACCAACGTTATCCCCGCATGATCGACACCATGAAGCAGCTTGGCCGCGGCCTCGGTGACCTCCTCGAGCACCTCCGACGGAGTCTTCACCCCACCGGTATGCGTTCCGTGCACCGTTCGTGCCAGCTGAGAAATCCGCTCGTAAACATCCAGGACCGACTCCTTCGATGTCTCCACTGTCATTCTTCCTTCCACCCGCAGTGTCACCAAAAACAGGGTCGGAGCGCCGACTACCGACCGGGATCGAAGACTACTCGAATTCCCTTTCCACGCCGCCATCTGGGCCACGGGGCACCCGGCACAAGGCGAGTCCGTCACATGAGACGGTGGGCGAAACCAAAAAGGCCCCTTTTCAGATCCCAGCGGCTTCAGGAAAAGGTGCGGTTGGTGTCTCGATTGACAGTCGCTCGATCTGGCATGCGAACTCGCCGTTACTTTGTCGAAGACGGGACGTCAGCCATGCCACCTTCAAAATTTGTTTTCGTAATATACTGTCGGACAACATCATTTGCGCTCGAGCGATGCCAAGATCTTCCTGGCGCAGTCCGGCGCGGAAATACCATTGCGCTCCGCCTCAGCTTGTTCGGCTTGCCTGGTGAAATGGCGGTCGTCCACGAGGTCGCTCGACATCAGCCAGGCGATGTCCTACCGAATCACTCAAACCCTCACCCGTACAATCAAATGAAAATCCGGAACCTCTGTCCCTGAGTGACAGGTTTGGCGACGTCGGCACCGACTTCGCCCCGAGCCAGAACTCCGGCCTTCAGACTTGGGCCGCGCTCCTGAGGAGTGCCCCTAGGCGCCGGGCAGGTCGCGTTCGAGATGCCAGTATCGCAGGATCAGCACGTTCATCGCGGCGAGAGTGATTCCGAGAAGGAGTCGGTGGGCGATGAGCCGAAGATCCGGAAGTCGGCGCGGCGAAGATCCGTTCAGCATGCGTTGATCATGAAAATTCAAACGACATTGCCGATCGGTTCCGCCTGCTGGCCGTGCCACCGGCACTGCGGCGCGCTCCCTCGCCCAAACTCTTTCTCTGTTCCCGACGCTACTGCTCACCAGTTCGATCGCATTGCTGACCGGAGCGATCTACCAACGATGGCGCACCGCCCATCGCTGGAACTGGCCGGCAAACCGTTGACCGAGCCGCTGTTCAGTCCTGGACCGCACCGCATTCTCCGTGCTCAGAATGAGCCAACCTGCAAACGACACAATTGCGCTTGCGGTGCGGAATGCTCTGAGATGTCCGGGAGCGCACGTACCGCATCGCGCGACCAATTCTATGCGGATCGTCCATTTGATGAGTTAATGCACTGCGACAGAGTCTAATTGGAGAAATACCCACACCGTCGTACGCAGCGGCAGGCGTCCACGCTTAGTAGCCCAGATCAGACCACGCTTGATCGCTGAATTCCGCACCTCACTTGTTCCCGCAGCAGTCGATCCCATCGCCTCGGCGACCTTCGCAGACCGCGGGTGGTCCTCACCGAGAGTGGACATCGCCGCCAAATATTTCCGCTCCCTCGGGGTTTGCCCGATCCCACCGCAACGGGAAGAACCCGTCGTCGAGGTGCCGTCGGCCGACCTCGACAGCGCCGAGTGCATCCGCGAGCTCGAACGGCGTGCCTGGTGCAATGTTCCAGATCGCTTTGCCGTACTCCTGCAGGAAATACGGATAGCCGCCACTCGTTTCGACGAGCACGTCCAACGCTTCTGGAGTGAAATCACCGCCGTGCGCCTGGACAGGAAATACGGATAGCCGCCACTCGTTTCGACGAGCACGTCCAACGCTTCTGGAGTGAAATCACCGCCGTGCGCCTGGACAGGAATCCGCAATGCGTCCGCTGCATCTATGGGCGCCAACGGCCCGATCTTCTGTACAGAAACTGCCCTTCAGCGTATGAGCAGCAGTACGCGAGAACAGCGGGCAGATAAGGCAGACCTGCACCGATAACGAAGAACGGCCACTGCCGCTGGTTCGCTTCGTGCGCAACGCCACGAGCGCGGCGAGAAAGTCCTGTTCAAGGTCTTGCATCTCGTCGATGAACAGTCCGAACGCACCTTTTCGCGGACGCAGAACTTCGCAGTTCGCTTCGCGGTCTATCGCGATATAGCCCGGATCTATCTGTGGGCGAGGCACAGAAACGTTGTCAGTGGAACCCATAACCGATGCACCTACCGAAAAGTTTCGAGCCTGGGCAACCAGATCGTCGACGCTGTCCTTGAGTCACTGTTTGCGGCTGTAGCGACGCAAACCCAACGACAGTTCCTGCGCGAGGGTTCTGCGCACAGCCGCGATACCGGAGGTGCTGGGGCGGCCTTCGATACTGATGGTCAGCCAGCCCTGGTTGTCGGCATGATGGGCCAGATAATTGAGCAACGACGTCTTCCCGACGCCCCGCAGTCCGGAGAGGATCATTCCGCGGTCGTAATTGCGGCGTTTGCTGCGCGCGACAAGAAGATCGAACGCGTCGATCTGGTCGTTGCGGCCTTCGAGTGCGGGCGGACGCAGCCCTGATCCGGGGGTGAACGGGTTCAACTCGAGGTCAATATCCAACTGTATAAATACATATCCATTTTTTGGATATACGACTATAGGGGGAGATGGTCACGCACACACCAAACGTGAACGCAAAAATTGGATTCCAGCCCTCGTCGCAACACTTGTGATGACGAGACTTCCAGTAAAGGACTCAGGCGCTCCGCAGGGGTGTCCCAGTCGAGCGATTTCCGGGGTCGGCCGTCAAGCTCCTCCGCGACTGCCAAGAGTTTGTCGACGCTGTGTGCTGCCAGGTCGGTACACGCGGGAAGCATTGGTGGAGAACCCCATTGGACGTTCTTATGCCCTGATGGTCACGCTCCGGTTTACAGGTCTGCACGCAGGAAAATCGTCCGGCATCTCGACGGTCAAAATGCACACCCAACCCGCAAAACTGCTCTCAACTCATTTCAGTTGCTGGTGTAGGAAGAGCATGTCGATTTGATTGCATCTCCCAATGAACGGCGCTGGGTCGGTGAGACTGACACGATGACGCTCGAAGAAAAACGAGACAACCGATCGCCCACGACGTGGCTCAGTGTGGCTTTCTTGGCCCTGACGCTCTCGTTCGTGCACCTGATGATTGGGCTTCTCATCCGGTGGACTGCGCTGGTGTTCACGGTTGCTGGAGTCCTGCTCACCTATTTCTGATATAAGAAGCGTCGTCGCAGTCAGTCGTCGGCTCTGTTCGGTTTCACCTACGCACGCTTTGCCACGCCGGCTCTGACTACGAGCGGAGCAACGATTTTCGTACCCATATCGGCGGCAATAAACAGCGTCGGGTAGCGCAGGATCGTCTGCGGTTCCTCGATAAATCCGGTGCCGGCAGACGAACTGACAGTGACAACTGCCGGATCGAGCGAACCGATTCTTCAGTCCTGGCCGGAGGTACCGCAAACTTCAATACAAAAGGTGTGCTCGAACCGAATCAGCTACCGAGGTCGTCGAGCAGCGGGACTGACCTGTCACCACGTTACTGCGACCGACTCCGGAACGGTTGGTGCTCAGACTCACCAAGTTTGATGCTCAGAACACCGGAGCAAATACGGCCATGCCGTGGAGTAGACCTGCCGCGCTCACCGGCACCGTCGTTGCGCAAGCTCACACGATGAAAGTTTCGGGGCCTCGATGAGCAAGATTGCCGCAGCGCTCGATGTCAGCCGATTCGACCTTTTACAGGAGCCCGACCTAAGTAATCAAATTCGGCGACGTCTCATACGATTCTTCCCCTCCCATGAATCCTGGTAGACCCGTCGGACTTCGATTCCTTCGCGCACCGTTCGAGGCGGTACGGTTCGAACGGTGCGGAAACTCGTGCTCACAGCGGTAGCGATTGTCTTACTTGGTGGGCTTTGGGGATGCGCCAACGACCGCGACCAGCCTGCGTCGTCAGGGCCAGCAGACGCCGCTGATATCGCCGACACCGTCCGTCGGTATTTCGACGCCTACAACGCCGGCGACGTCGCCGGACTCAACGCGACCTCATGTTCCGCCGCGCAGCATGACAGCGCAACGGTTCCTCCATCGAAGACGATTCTGACCGCCGTCGAAGAGCCGATCATAGAGGGCGATTCGGCGCGAGTGCCAGTCGAAATCACAGTCCAATTCGACGGCGCTGCCCCCACTCCTAGTCGAACACAGATTTCACTAGTCGCCGAAGACGGGCACTGGGGCGTGTGCATGTTCGAACGACGCAGCGAGTGACTGTCTGGGTCCAGCGTGTCCTACCTGGTTGCCGCGCGACGAGGTAGGACTGGAAGTCGCACAGAGCTACCGTGTTGCATTTACTCGCTGACGCCACGGAATATCAGCAGTCAACTATAAATAGACGAATCTAGCTGACCACCAAGGTGATTCATCCTCTGAACCTGCGCCAGCTCTGGGCAGCCGAGCAACAAACTACCGCTGAGATGCGTGCCCTGCACCACCCGAACAAGCTGAGCGGCAATCAAATCCAGTGGATCAAACGACCGGCACCAGTAATAGGCCTAAGCGACGCATAAGCGGCATCACACTATCGTGACAGTCATGAAACCTGCGCCGCTCCCCCCGCGCCCTCTCCGAATCGGCCTATCCGTCGTCGCATGGTTCAACCTGCTCTCCGCCCTCCTCGGAATGGCTGGACTAACCGCCGGTGGCGGGTTCGGTCTCCCCCCGGAATGGATCGAAGGAACCGTCTTCGCTTCCTACTTTTGGCCAGGCATCATCCTTGGCATCATCGTCGGCGGAAGCCAGGCACTCACACTCGTTGCCCACTTCCGCAGGTACACACTGGCATGGGGTCTACACGCCGCAGCCGGCCTGATCATGATGATTTGGGTCTTCGTCGAAATCGCCATCATCCTCGTCTGGTCACCGCTGCACGGCATCTATTTCGCCACCGGCATCATTCAGACAACCCTCGCCGTGCTCGCTCTAGGCGCCTGGCCGCACCCCTTCCTCCAACGAACCCCAAAGCAACCACCATCCTCTTCATGACCGCACGGCAAGACATAATCTTCACAAATTCCTCAACACAACGTTCAGGTGCGTCCTCCCGCTGCGATGCCTCGGACTAACTGTTGATCATTCCCACACCGTGTTCGATCGCTTGCCGAAGTGGACCACCAAAACCGAACACGCGGCGTAGTGGAGCAAAGGCCCTACAGACAACACCAACGCCGTCCAGCATCCGGGACGGCGTTGGTTCATTTTCAGGAAGCGGCCGAACCTCGCCTGCCGAGCACTGAGAGATCAGCTGACGATGAGGCGCCGCTCACCACTAGTTCTAAGCCGAGCCAACCTCATGATCTGCGGCTTCGACGCCCTCTTCAACTTCTTGTCGATAATCAACTTGGCCCGCGTTGCATTGATCTGCGCGTCAGTCACATGCGCAGCGCGTTGTGGTGTCGAACCGTCATGACTAATCCTCTAAGTCTTCACTGCCAGTATCACCCAACGCGAGCACCTCATCAAAAAAGTGACTTCGCCGGACCATTTGCTAGCCGTCGAGAACGAACTCAGCAACCGTCCCAGGGTCGTCCTACAAGACAGTTGTCCGACAGAGCTATTCACGGCCCTACTAGGCAACAAACCCCCTTCGATGTTGCGACGTAGACCGGAATCCAAAGCGCCGTACCTTGATCAGCTTCCACCTGCTGTCGACAGGACTCAACGGCGGCCGTCGATGCGTGCTCACTGATTTGCCAGCGTCCGATCGCCCACACAACTTCGACCGACACCACGACGCGGCCGCCGGCCCCTGCTCGAATACGGCAAGGCCCCTCGACGGCTGACGCTGCAGCTCAAGGATCTCACCGTGCCGATAGCGTTGGCGTCAGGCCCGTTACGACGAACCCGTTCCGGGAAGTGACGAGCTGTCTCCGGGGAGCGTGGGGTGTAAGTTCGGACAAGCGTGGGTACAGATCGCAGCCACCCGCACCGACATTCGCGTTGTGCAGTGCACCGAAGTATTGGGGTGCGTAAAATTCGAACTTATTGATGTGCAGTTGACCGGGTCCGGTCCCGAAGAACATTTCGACGACGACGTCCGTTGGGGTGTTCGCCCTCGCGTAGCGCTCGTTGTCGCCGTCGTAGCCGACCGGGTTGTCGATCTCAACAATCACGCCGACTCAGTCGCACACATCACTCCCACGAAAATGTCTATCTTCCTACCTTGCAGCTACTTTCAGATTCAATCTGACCTATTCACGTCAAGCAAACTGCGCTGCTTACCTCAGCAACTCGACACGGGAGAAAGGCCAACTAGTAGCTCGACGTCGCTCACACATGTCAGCGACCTCGGTGGACCAACTCCGACGACCTCTATCCAGCTGGCTCGCCTGCCGTCGAATCTGCATTCATCTGACGCGAATGAAAAAGGTTGTCGGGCACCACCTTTTTACGATCACGTAAGTACTCGATGCACCACACTAGGCTCGCTGCAGCAGGAAACGACGCCCCGAGCAGACACACACCGCTCCAGCCGAAGGACGGGTAGACGGCGGCGGAGAGGACACTACCGATCGAACCGGCCGTGAAATACGCCGTCATGTACGCGGTATTGAGGCGACTACGCGCATCAGGACGTAAGGGGTAGAAGATACTTTGATTGCTAATGTGGGTGCCCTGAACTCCCAGGTCCAGTAAAGCGACCCCGACCGCCAACGCAATCACGTGACGCTCACCGATCGCCAGCAGGATGAAACTCAGCGCTGTCAACGCGACGAACACTCCGGTCTGCATCCGTGCGCAACCTCGATCTGCGAGGACGCCGGCAAACCGAGCGGCCAAGGCGCCCGCGACGCCGACCACCGTGAACAAACCAATGCGGGTTTCGGACCAGCCATAATCCGGTCCGGCGAGCAGAAAGCCGATACTTGTCCACAACACGCCGAAAGACGCATAAGTGAGCATTCCGAACCACATCCGGGATCTCAGAACTGATTCCTCCCGAACCAGTGCCACTACCGACGTGAGCAGTTCACGATAAGATATTTGCGTCTCCGGCACCGACCTCGGCAACAGTCGCACCAGTCCACACGTGAACAACGTCAATATCGCCGCAACAACGAAAACCGCTCGCCATCCAGCGATTCCGGCAACGAGACCAGCGATCACACGGGAGAGCAGAATACCGAGCAGGAGCCCGGTCATCACGTTACCGATCACTCTGCCACGCTCGTCCTCGCGAGCCAGCGCAGCGGCGAAAGGAACCAGTATCTGTCCTACCACCGAACCCAGTCCCACCAGTACCGCGGCCGACGCGAGAATCTGCCAAGTCGACGAAAAAACCATCACCACCAGACAGGCAGCAGTGCCGACAAGCATGAAGGTCAGAAGTCGGCGCCGCTCGAGCAGATCGCCTAACGGAACCAACAACGCTAGACCTATGGCATACCCGACTTGGCTCGCTGTAACGACGAGACCCACTGAGGTGCTCGACACGTCGAAAGTAGTAGCAATGGACCCGACCAACGGTTGCGCGTAGTAGCTGTTGGCGACCACAAGTCCGGATGCCAGCGCCATCACCACCACCAGTTTCGGATTCATCCGAGATTCTGCCGAGAGTGCTGCGCGCTCATGAGTGCGAGGATGCGATCGACGACCTTCAATCATGGCCCCATCGTTCAGGGAACCCACTGTGCTGTCCAACAACTTATTATGATCCTATTGAGAAGTAATATCACTGAATGGATTCTCGAAAACTCACACACTTCGCTGCAGTGGCCGAACTCGGGAACTTCACGCGAGCAGCCGAAATACTCCACCTGTCGCAATCAGGTCTCAGTGCCTCGATTCGAGCTTTGG
The nucleotide sequence above comes from Rhodococcus sp. KBS0724. Encoded proteins:
- a CDS encoding SigB/SigF/SigG family RNA polymerase sigma factor; its protein translation is MTRSTTGRDDYVHVIDLFAQITALPDDDPERKQLRTQIIEACLPVAEHIARRYRGRGQPHEDLVQVASVGLINAVDRFDLEKGKDFLSFAVPTMTGEVRRHFRDHGWDIRVPRSLQESYLALKKARTSLTQTLGHEPTVPELADYLHVERRDIDQTVAAGDSYYSTPLDAATSTDGIPLGDTLGDDDAALETIDNHETLRPALLALPERERAIVHYRFFDELTQSEIAAKFGLSQMHVSRLLAQSLTTLRTKLDGRPA
- a CDS encoding GAF and ANTAR domain-containing protein, which gives rise to METSKESVLDVYERISQLARTVHGTHTGGVKTPSEVLEEVTEAAAKLLHGVDHAGITLVRRLRPGHRPEHFESVAATGTVPTRFDVLQHEQGEGPCFDAIWFHQTVRIVDVVSDPRWPAFMTAVREQTPIRSVLSIQLYTDGQELGALNLFSDTAGGFDAETEEQAINLATHAAIALSSARRGEQFRSALASRDLIGQAKGMIMERFDVDAIAAFQMVRTLSQEMNVSVLELARRVTFREMPVVGNE
- a CDS encoding ATP-binding protein produces the protein MDIDLELNPFTPGSGLRPPALEGRNDQIDAFDLLVARSKRRNYDRGMILSGLRGVGKTSLLNYLAHHADNQGWLTISIEGRPSTSGIAAVRRTLAQELSLGLRRYSRKQ
- a CDS encoding MFS transporter codes for the protein MIEGRRSHPRTHERAALSAESRMNPKLVVVMALASGLVVANSYYAQPLVGSIATTFDVSSTSVGLVVTASQVGYAIGLALLVPLGDLLERRRLLTFMLVGTAACLVVMVFSSTWQILASAAVLVGLGSVVGQILVPFAAALAREDERGRVIGNVMTGLLLGILLSRVIAGLVAGIAGWRAVFVVAAILTLFTCGLVRLLPRSVPETQISYRELLTSVVALVREESVLRSRMWFGMLTYASFGVLWTSIGFLLAGPDYGWSETRIGLFTVVGVAGALAARFAGVLADRGCARMQTGVFVALTALSFILLAIGERHVIALAVGVALLDLGVQGTHISNQSIFYPLRPDARSRLNTAYMTAYFTAGSIGSVLSAAVYPSFGWSGVCLLGASFPAAASLVWCIEYLRDRKKVVPDNLFHSRQMNADSTAGEPAG